Proteins encoded together in one Sceloporus undulatus isolate JIND9_A2432 ecotype Alabama chromosome 4, SceUnd_v1.1, whole genome shotgun sequence window:
- the LOC121927936 gene encoding neuritin-like, which produces MGQRLGTMALLFVTLGYLLRSLTAEAPCETIYQDFSDCILKLGENMASYEEEEEKSQVQGLLPVCRYWDEFHTCAMTALWECQKEAVTIWEMLKRESRKIKFEGSLFDLCAPSDSQNLSSVQFPTTSLLCIPLMVTWLNL; this is translated from the exons ATGGGGCAGAGGTTGGGCACCATGGCATTGCTCTTTGTCACTCTGG GGTATCTGCTCAGGTCCCTAACTGCAGAAGCTCCATGTGAAACCATTTACCAGGATTTCTCTGACTGCATCTTAAAACTGGGGGAAAACATGGCCAGctatgaggaggaagaggaaaagagccAGGTGCAAGGATTGCTTCCTGTCTGTAG ATATTGGGATGAGTTTCATACTTGTGCCATGACTGCCCTTTGGGAGTGCCAGAAGGAGGCAGTGACTATCTGGGAGATGTTAAAAAGGGAATCTAGGAAGATCAAATTTGAAGGCAGCCTTTTCGACCTCTGTGCACCCAGCGACTCCCAGAATCTCAGTTCAGTGCAGTTTCCAACTACATCTCTATTATGCATCCCTCTTATGGTTACCTGGCTTAATTTATAA
- the SYS1 gene encoding LOW QUALITY PROTEIN: protein SYS1 homolog (The sequence of the model RefSeq protein was modified relative to this genomic sequence to represent the inferred CDS: inserted 4 bases in 3 codons), giving the protein MAPQFRSYVWDPALILSQIVLXQAIYYSSLGXWLALVDSLVQNSPSLTRXFSYEVLGFSTSPGRLAMMAFILNALTCAIGLLYFIRRGKQCLDFTVTVHFFHLLGCWIYNTHFPTALTWWLVHTVCTALMAVIGEYLCMRTELKEIPLNSAPKSNV; this is encoded by the exons ATGGCTCCACAATTCCGCAGTTACGTCTGGGATCCTGCTCTTATTCTCTCACAGATTGTGC AGCAGGCCATTTACTACAGCTCCCTGG CTTGGTTGGCTCTGGTGGACAGCTTGGTTCAAAACAGCCCTTCCTTGACCAG TTTTAGTTATGAG GTTTTGGGATTTTCCACCTCACCCGGGAGACTTGCCATGATGGCTTTTATCCTGAATGCGCTTACTTG TGCCATAGGCTTGCTATATTTCATTCGACGAGGGAAGCAGTGTTTGGATTTCACTGTCACAGTTCACTTTTTCCACCTGCTGGGCTGCTGGATTTACAACACACACTTTCCAACTGCTCTAACGTGGTGGCTAGTACATACTGTATGCACGGCACTCATGGCTGTAATTGGGGAGTACCTCTGTATGCGAACAGAACTGAAGGAAATTCCATTAAATTCAGCTCCTAAATCCAATGTATAG